One Streptomyces sp. SAI-135 DNA segment encodes these proteins:
- the soxR gene encoding redox-sensitive transcriptional activator SoxR, translating to MPQIPEKIHELTVGQLAARSGAAVSALHFYESKGLISSRRTTGNQRRYSRDALRRVAFVRAAQRVGIPLATIRDALSELPEERTPTREDWARLSEAWRSELDERIKQLNRLRDHLTDCIGCGCLSLDTCVLSNPDDVFGDRLTGSRLLVERGGGGQGNGRRDREQCR from the coding sequence GTGCCCCAGATTCCCGAGAAGATCCACGAACTCACGGTCGGCCAGCTCGCCGCCCGCAGCGGCGCCGCCGTCTCCGCCCTGCACTTCTACGAGTCCAAGGGCCTGATCAGCAGCCGCCGCACCACGGGCAACCAGCGCCGGTACTCCCGTGACGCGCTGCGCCGGGTCGCGTTCGTCCGGGCCGCCCAACGCGTCGGCATCCCCCTGGCCACGATCCGCGACGCCCTGTCGGAGCTCCCCGAGGAGCGCACCCCCACCCGCGAGGACTGGGCCCGCCTCTCCGAGGCCTGGCGCTCCGAACTCGACGAGCGCATCAAGCAGTTGAACCGCCTCCGCGACCACCTCACCGACTGCATCGGCTGCGGCTGCCTCTCCCTCGACACCTGTGTCCTGTCCAACCCGGACGACGTCTTCGGCGACCGGCTGACCGGTTCGCGGCTGCTGGTGGAGCGGGGCGGGGGCGGGCAGGGCAACGGCCGCCGCGACCGGGAACAGTGCCGCTGA
- a CDS encoding MaoC family dehydratase, protein MAEPRIFTGVDDLKAAVGEQLGYTDWLEVDQKRIDLFADATGDHQWIHVDPEKAAQGPFGTTIAHGYLTLSLLPLFGPQLIKVEGVKMGVNYGTNKVRFPAPVPVGSRLRATATITGVDDVAGGVQVTVAFSVEREGGDKPVCVAESVSRYYL, encoded by the coding sequence ATGGCAGAGCCGAGGATCTTCACGGGCGTCGACGACCTGAAGGCGGCGGTGGGCGAGCAGCTCGGGTACACCGACTGGCTGGAGGTCGACCAGAAGCGCATCGACCTGTTCGCGGACGCCACGGGTGACCACCAGTGGATCCACGTCGACCCGGAGAAGGCCGCGCAGGGCCCCTTCGGCACGACGATCGCGCACGGCTATCTCACCCTGTCCCTGCTGCCGCTGTTCGGACCGCAGCTGATCAAGGTCGAGGGTGTGAAGATGGGCGTCAACTACGGGACGAACAAGGTGCGTTTCCCCGCGCCGGTACCCGTCGGCTCCCGCCTGCGCGCCACCGCCACGATCACCGGCGTGGACGACGTGGCGGGGGGCGTCCAGGTCACCGTCGCCTTCAGCGTGGAGCGCGAGGGCGGGGACAAGCCGGTGTGCGTGGCGGAATCGGTGTCCCGCTACTACCTCTGA
- a CDS encoding TetR/AcrR family transcriptional regulator gives MSTAEETAGGETSAWGEVTPDAARRLLVAAVEAFAERGYHATTTRDIAGRAGMSPAALYIHYKTKEELLHRISRIGHTKALEILQVAARREGTATERLADAVSSFVRWHAGGRTTARVVQYELDSLGPDARAEILALRRQCDAEVRGIIEDGVASGEFDVLDVRGTTLAVMSLCIDVARWFNVDGPWTPDEVGALDADLVLRMVGAK, from the coding sequence ATGAGTACGGCGGAGGAGACGGCCGGCGGCGAGACGTCGGCGTGGGGCGAGGTCACGCCCGACGCGGCGCGGCGGCTGCTCGTAGCCGCGGTGGAGGCGTTCGCCGAGCGCGGCTACCACGCCACCACGACCCGGGACATCGCGGGCCGGGCCGGCATGAGCCCCGCCGCGCTCTACATCCACTACAAGACCAAGGAAGAGCTGCTCCACCGCATCAGCCGCATCGGTCACACGAAGGCGCTGGAGATCCTCCAGGTCGCGGCCCGCCGCGAGGGCACCGCGACCGAGCGGCTCGCGGACGCGGTGAGCTCCTTCGTGCGCTGGCACGCCGGCGGCCGCACCACCGCCCGGGTCGTCCAGTACGAACTCGACTCCCTCGGCCCCGACGCCCGCGCCGAGATCCTCGCCCTGCGCCGCCAGTGCGACGCCGAGGTGCGCGGGATCATCGAGGACGGCGTGGCCTCCGGCGAGTTCGACGTGCTCGACGTCCGGGGCACCACCCTCGCCGTCATGTCGCTCTGCATCGACGTGGCCCGCTGGTTCAACGTCGACGGCCCCTGGACCCCCGACGAGGTCGGCGCGCTCGACGCCGACCTCGTGCTGCGGATGGTGGGGGCCAAGTAA
- a CDS encoding YiaA/YiaB family inner membrane protein produces MSDTPVKQQNTAAFYGQAVASFAVAMAATAVGIFRLNADAWVRGFLAIAVLYLVTSAFTLAKVIRDRQEAGQIVSRVDQARLEKLLAEHDPFEKL; encoded by the coding sequence ATGAGTGACACACCGGTCAAGCAGCAGAACACGGCGGCCTTCTACGGCCAGGCCGTGGCCTCCTTCGCCGTGGCCATGGCCGCCACGGCCGTCGGCATCTTCCGCCTGAACGCCGACGCCTGGGTGCGGGGTTTCCTGGCGATCGCCGTTCTCTACCTGGTCACCTCCGCCTTCACCCTCGCCAAGGTCATCCGCGACCGCCAGGAGGCCGGCCAGATCGTCAGCCGAGTCGACCAGGCCCGCCTGGAGAAACTCCTCGCCGAACACGACCCCTTCGAGAAGCTGTGA
- a CDS encoding acyl-CoA dehydrogenase family protein: protein MVDLGLSEEQTAVRRLARDFVDREIAPHVVAWDRAEEVDRSLVKKLGEVGFLGLTIDEEYGGSGGDHLAYCLVTEELGRGDSSVRGIVSVSLGLVAKTVAAWGTEEQKRRWLPGLTSGAYVGCFGLTEPGTGSDAGNLATRAVRDGDDYVIDGTKMFITNGTWADVVLLFARSTDAPGHKGVSAFLVPADAPGLTRRTIHGKLGLRGQATAELVLEGVRVPASAMLGEEGKGFSVAMSALAKGRMSVAAGCVGIAQAALDAAVRYAGEREQFGKPIAGHQLVQELISDIAVDVDAARLLTWRVADLIDRGEPFAVESSKAKLFASEAAVRAANNALQVFGGYGYIDEYPAGKLLRDARVMTLYEGTSQIQKLVIGRALTGVSAF, encoded by the coding sequence GTGGTCGACCTGGGGCTCAGCGAGGAGCAGACCGCCGTCCGGCGGCTCGCGCGGGACTTCGTGGACCGCGAGATCGCACCCCACGTCGTCGCCTGGGACCGTGCCGAGGAGGTCGACCGGTCCCTTGTCAAGAAGCTCGGCGAGGTCGGCTTCCTCGGCCTGACGATCGACGAGGAGTACGGCGGCTCGGGCGGCGACCACCTGGCGTACTGCCTGGTCACCGAGGAGCTCGGGCGGGGTGACTCGTCCGTGCGCGGGATCGTGTCCGTCTCCCTCGGGCTCGTCGCCAAGACGGTCGCCGCGTGGGGGACCGAGGAGCAGAAGCGGCGCTGGCTCCCCGGGCTCACCTCCGGCGCGTACGTCGGCTGCTTCGGCCTCACCGAGCCCGGCACCGGCTCCGACGCGGGCAACCTCGCCACGCGCGCGGTGCGGGACGGCGACGACTACGTCATCGACGGCACCAAGATGTTCATCACCAACGGCACGTGGGCCGATGTGGTGCTGCTGTTCGCCCGGTCGACGGACGCTCCCGGCCACAAGGGCGTCTCCGCCTTCCTGGTGCCGGCGGACGCACCCGGCCTCACCCGCCGCACGATCCACGGCAAGCTCGGGCTGCGCGGCCAGGCGACCGCCGAACTGGTCCTGGAGGGGGTCCGCGTACCCGCCTCCGCGATGCTCGGCGAGGAGGGCAAGGGGTTCTCCGTCGCCATGTCCGCGCTGGCCAAGGGGCGGATGTCGGTGGCGGCGGGGTGCGTGGGCATCGCCCAGGCGGCACTGGACGCGGCCGTCCGGTACGCCGGGGAGCGCGAGCAGTTCGGCAAGCCGATCGCCGGGCACCAACTGGTCCAGGAGCTGATCAGTGACATCGCCGTGGACGTGGACGCGGCCCGGCTGCTGACCTGGCGGGTGGCCGACCTGATCGACCGCGGCGAGCCCTTCGCCGTCGAGTCCTCCAAGGCCAAGCTCTTCGCCTCGGAGGCGGCGGTGCGCGCCGCGAACAACGCGCTGCAGGTGTTCGGCGGGTACGGGTACATCGACGAGTACCCGGCGGGCAAACTGCTGCGCGACGCCCGGGTGATGACCCTGTACGAGGGCACGAGCCAGATCCAGAAGCTGGTGATCGGGCGGGCGTTGACGGGGGTCTCGGCGTTCTGA
- a CDS encoding TetR/AcrR family transcriptional regulator, producing the protein MARPRKPLLSTDRIVETARALVDAEGLAALSTRRLAAELGVSGPSLYNHFRTKDEILEAVADSVSAQVDLSMFEDGRAWRTALHDWAVSYRTALRDHPNIVPVLAQGPGRRPAGLRLADAVYGAMVDAGWPPAQATSIGALMRYFIMGSALGSFAGGFVDDASAYDPADYPHLGQAHLLAEQQEKIDERAFETGLRALLDGLVQQYEQVGRPA; encoded by the coding sequence ATGGCCCGACCGCGCAAGCCCCTGCTCAGCACCGACCGGATCGTCGAGACGGCACGCGCCCTCGTGGACGCGGAGGGCCTCGCGGCGCTGTCCACGCGCCGGCTGGCGGCGGAGCTCGGGGTCAGCGGGCCGTCCCTCTACAACCACTTCCGCACGAAGGACGAGATCCTGGAGGCGGTCGCCGACTCGGTGAGCGCCCAGGTCGACCTGTCGATGTTCGAGGACGGCCGGGCCTGGCGGACCGCCCTGCACGACTGGGCCGTCTCCTACCGCACCGCCCTGCGCGACCACCCCAACATCGTCCCGGTCCTCGCCCAGGGCCCCGGCCGCCGCCCCGCGGGCCTGCGCCTCGCCGACGCGGTCTACGGCGCGATGGTCGACGCGGGCTGGCCACCGGCGCAGGCGACCTCCATCGGCGCGCTGATGCGGTACTTCATCATGGGCTCCGCGCTCGGTTCGTTCGCCGGGGGCTTCGTGGACGACGCGAGCGCGTACGACCCCGCCGACTACCCCCACCTCGGCCAGGCCCACCTTCTCGCCGAGCAGCAGGAGAAGATCGACGAGCGGGCCTTCGAGACGGGGCTCAGGGCTCTGCTGGACGGGCTGGTGCAGCAGTACGAGCAGGTCGGGCGCCCCGCATAG
- a CDS encoding winged helix-turn-helix domain-containing protein, whose translation MTKDPQALPLARLAALIADETRAACLLALLDGRAWTAGELARHAGVAASTLSEHLGKLVAGGLLTQERQGRHRYVRLADARVAHLVEDLAAQVAPEQDTARRPRNLRESSAGSAMARGRTCYDHFAGRLGIALTDALTSRGLLRQDTGFALTDAGLAWFGAAGIPLDRRGRRPLARACLDWTERRPHLAGVAGAALCRHALDAGWCVRIGSQRAVKVTAAGERVWAELLGVDTEALR comes from the coding sequence ATGACCAAGGACCCGCAGGCGCTCCCGCTGGCGAGGCTCGCCGCCCTGATCGCCGACGAGACCCGGGCCGCCTGCCTCCTGGCCCTCCTCGACGGCCGGGCCTGGACCGCGGGTGAACTGGCCCGCCACGCGGGAGTCGCCGCCTCGACCCTGAGCGAGCACCTCGGCAAGCTGGTCGCGGGCGGACTGCTGACGCAGGAGCGGCAGGGGCGCCACCGGTACGTGCGGCTCGCCGACGCGCGGGTGGCCCACCTGGTCGAGGACCTCGCGGCACAGGTGGCCCCCGAACAGGACACGGCCCGGCGCCCGCGAAACCTGCGGGAGTCGAGCGCCGGATCGGCGATGGCCCGGGGCCGCACGTGCTACGACCACTTCGCGGGCCGCCTGGGCATCGCCCTGACCGACGCCCTGACGTCCCGCGGACTGCTGCGCCAGGACACGGGTTTCGCCCTCACCGACGCGGGCCTCGCATGGTTCGGGGCCGCGGGCATCCCCCTCGACCGCCGGGGCCGCCGCCCGCTGGCCCGGGCCTGCCTCGACTGGACCGAACGCCGTCCGCACCTGGCGGGGGTGGCGGGGGCGGCCCTGTGCCGGCACGCGCTGGACGCGGGCTGGTGCGTCCGCATCGGCTCGCAACGGGCCGTGAAGGTGACGGCGGCGGGAGAGCGGGTGTGGGCCGAACTCCTGGGCGTCGACACGGAAGCGCTGCGCTGA
- a CDS encoding DMT family transporter — protein MNHRRTELLAAGAATVTVVLWASAFVSIRSAGAAYSPGALALGRLLSGALALGVICLIRREGLPPRSAWRGIAFSGVLWFGFYMVVLNWGEQQVDAGTAALVVNIGPILIALLGARLLGDAMPPRLLAGMAVSFAGAVTVGLSMSDDGGSSVLGVVLCLLAAIAYAGGVVAQKPVLGSATPLQATTFGCFVGAVVCLPFAGQLVSEAADAPASATLNMVYLGVFPTALAFTTWAYALARTTASRMGATTYAVPALVVLMSWLALGEVPGLFTLAGGVLCLAGVAVSRSRSRARAAAAPVTAPEPRPERASDSA, from the coding sequence ATGAACCACCGCCGCACCGAACTCCTCGCCGCCGGCGCAGCCACCGTCACCGTCGTCCTGTGGGCGTCCGCCTTCGTCTCCATCCGCAGCGCGGGCGCCGCCTACTCCCCCGGCGCGCTGGCCCTCGGCCGGCTCCTTTCCGGTGCGCTCGCCCTGGGCGTGATCTGCCTGATACGCCGCGAAGGGCTCCCTCCTCGTTCTGCCTGGCGCGGTATCGCGTTCTCCGGCGTCCTGTGGTTCGGCTTCTACATGGTCGTCCTGAACTGGGGCGAGCAGCAGGTGGACGCGGGCACCGCGGCCCTGGTCGTGAACATCGGCCCGATCCTGATCGCGCTGCTCGGCGCGCGGCTGCTCGGGGACGCGATGCCACCCCGGCTGCTGGCCGGGATGGCGGTGTCCTTCGCCGGCGCGGTCACCGTGGGTCTGTCCATGTCGGACGACGGGGGCTCCTCGGTGCTCGGCGTGGTCCTGTGCCTGCTCGCGGCGATCGCCTACGCCGGCGGGGTCGTCGCGCAGAAGCCGGTCCTGGGCTCCGCGACCCCGCTGCAGGCGACGACCTTCGGCTGCTTCGTGGGTGCCGTGGTCTGCCTGCCCTTCGCGGGGCAGCTGGTGTCGGAGGCGGCCGACGCCCCCGCCTCGGCGACCCTCAACATGGTCTACCTGGGGGTGTTCCCGACCGCGCTGGCCTTCACCACCTGGGCCTACGCCCTGGCCCGGACGACCGCCAGCCGCATGGGCGCGACCACCTACGCGGTGCCCGCCCTGGTCGTGCTGATGTCGTGGCTGGCGCTCGGCGAGGTCCCTGGCCTGTTCACGCTCGCGGGCGGGGTGCTGTGCCTTGCGGGCGTGGCGGTGTCCCGCTCCCGGTCCCGCGCACGGGCGGCCGCGGCCCCGGTGACGGCACCTGAGCCGCGGCCCGAGAGGGCGTCAGACTCCGCGTGA
- a CDS encoding MFS transporter, translating to MDTAPTAHPTSVTAPASPHRRRVATAAALASAVEWYDYFVFGIAAALVLGDLYFPAGNSTAGVLAAFATFAVGFLARPIGGIVAGQIGDKRGRKPMLVLALTLMGLATTGIGLLPTYDTIGVAAPVLLVLLRVVQGVAVGAQWGGAMLLATEYAPEGKRGLYGSVVQLGVPIGVVTANTVFLLAGAFTTDAGFAAWGWRVPFLIGLFVLALAWYIHTKVEETPEFRRAERELAEKEKSAQNSPLRTILRHHLGTVLLAGGSFAVNTATFYILITGVLDYTTRELGMQRSAVLTVSLCVSLTQLVLIPAAAALSDRLGRIRIYALGAAGIALWAVPMFLLIDTGSLLWLAVGTFVAGCFLSIMYGPQAALFAELFTPEMRYTGASLGYQIAAVLGGGLAPFLMVLLLEATGTSMAVSGYIIGLSVIALLCIKVLAGRARSRGV from the coding sequence ATGGACACGGCCCCTACCGCTCACCCCACTTCCGTCACCGCGCCGGCGTCTCCCCACCGCCGTCGCGTCGCCACCGCTGCGGCCCTCGCCTCCGCCGTCGAGTGGTACGACTACTTCGTCTTCGGCATAGCCGCCGCCCTCGTCCTCGGCGATCTGTACTTCCCCGCGGGCAACTCAACCGCCGGTGTCCTCGCCGCCTTCGCCACCTTCGCGGTCGGCTTCCTGGCCCGCCCGATCGGTGGCATCGTCGCCGGCCAGATCGGGGACAAGCGCGGCCGCAAGCCCATGCTGGTCCTCGCCCTCACGCTCATGGGCCTCGCCACCACCGGCATCGGCCTCCTGCCGACCTACGACACGATCGGCGTCGCCGCCCCGGTCCTGCTCGTCCTGCTCCGCGTCGTCCAGGGCGTGGCGGTCGGCGCGCAGTGGGGCGGTGCGATGCTGCTGGCCACCGAGTACGCCCCCGAGGGCAAGCGCGGGCTCTACGGCAGTGTCGTCCAACTCGGCGTCCCCATCGGCGTGGTGACCGCCAACACGGTCTTCCTGCTGGCCGGGGCGTTCACCACCGACGCCGGGTTCGCGGCCTGGGGCTGGCGCGTCCCGTTCCTCATCGGCCTGTTCGTCCTGGCGCTCGCCTGGTACATCCACACCAAGGTCGAGGAGACCCCCGAATTCCGCCGGGCGGAGCGGGAGCTGGCCGAGAAGGAGAAGAGCGCGCAGAACTCCCCGCTGCGCACGATCCTCCGCCACCACCTGGGCACGGTCCTGCTCGCCGGCGGCTCCTTCGCCGTGAACACCGCGACCTTCTACATCCTGATCACCGGTGTCCTCGACTACACCACCCGTGAACTGGGCATGCAGCGCAGTGCCGTGCTCACCGTCTCGCTCTGCGTCAGCCTCACCCAGCTGGTGCTGATCCCGGCCGCCGCCGCGCTCTCCGACCGCCTCGGGCGTATCCGCATCTACGCCCTCGGCGCGGCCGGCATCGCCCTGTGGGCCGTACCGATGTTCCTGCTCATCGACACCGGGTCGCTGCTGTGGCTGGCGGTCGGCACCTTCGTCGCCGGATGCTTCCTGAGCATCATGTACGGCCCGCAGGCCGCCCTGTTCGCCGAGCTGTTCACACCCGAGATGCGGTACACCGGCGCCTCCCTCGGCTACCAGATCGCCGCCGTGCTCGGCGGTGGGCTCGCGCCCTTCCTGATGGTGCTGCTGCTGGAGGCCACCGGGACCTCGATGGCGGTCTCCGGTTACATCATCGGGCTCTCGGTGATCGCGTTGCTCTGCATCAAGGTGCTCGCGGGCAGGGCGCGTTCACGCGGAGTCTGA
- a CDS encoding Zn-dependent alcohol dehydrogenase, protein MVRAAVLPAVGAPLEVTDIDLPDPGPGQVRVRLAAAGVCHSDLSLSNGTMRVPVPAVLGHEGAGTVVAVGEGVTGVAPGAGVVLNWAPSCGDCHACALGEVWLCANALNGAAGVHARTADGTDLHPGLNVAAFAEETVVPESCLLPLPDGIPLTDAALLGCAVLTGYGAVHHSARVREGETVAVYGVGGVGLAALQAARIAGASKIVAVDVSPEKEELARAAGATDYVIASENTAREIRGLTGRQGVDAAVECVGRASTIRTAWDSTRRGGRTTVVGIGGKDQQVTFNALEIFHWGRTLAGCVYGNSNPAEDLPVLAEHVRAGRLDLGMLVTERIALDGIPAAFDNMLAGKGGRALVVF, encoded by the coding sequence GTGGTTCGTGCCGCCGTCCTTCCCGCCGTGGGCGCTCCCCTGGAGGTCACCGACATCGACCTCCCCGACCCCGGCCCCGGCCAGGTCCGCGTCCGCCTCGCCGCCGCCGGGGTCTGTCACTCTGACCTGTCCCTGTCCAACGGCACCATGCGCGTCCCCGTCCCGGCCGTCCTCGGCCACGAGGGCGCGGGCACGGTCGTCGCCGTGGGGGAGGGGGTCACCGGGGTGGCGCCCGGCGCCGGCGTCGTCCTCAACTGGGCTCCCTCCTGCGGCGATTGCCATGCCTGTGCGCTCGGCGAGGTGTGGCTGTGCGCCAACGCCCTCAACGGCGCCGCCGGCGTCCACGCCCGCACCGCCGACGGCACCGACCTGCACCCCGGCCTGAACGTCGCCGCGTTCGCCGAGGAGACGGTCGTCCCCGAGTCCTGCCTCCTGCCCCTGCCCGACGGCATCCCGCTCACCGACGCGGCCCTGCTGGGCTGCGCCGTCCTCACCGGCTACGGCGCCGTCCACCACTCGGCGCGCGTCCGCGAGGGCGAGACGGTCGCGGTGTACGGCGTCGGGGGAGTGGGCCTCGCCGCGCTCCAGGCGGCCCGGATCGCGGGCGCGTCGAAGATCGTCGCGGTCGACGTCTCCCCGGAGAAGGAGGAGTTGGCGCGCGCAGCCGGAGCCACCGACTACGTGATCGCCTCCGAGAACACCGCCCGCGAGATCCGGGGCCTCACCGGCAGGCAGGGCGTCGACGCCGCCGTCGAGTGCGTGGGCCGCGCCTCGACCATCCGCACGGCCTGGGACTCCACCCGCCGTGGCGGCCGTACGACGGTCGTCGGCATCGGCGGCAAGGACCAGCAGGTCACCTTCAACGCCCTGGAGATCTTCCACTGGGGTCGCACCCTCGCGGGCTGTGTCTACGGCAACTCCAACCCCGCCGAGGACCTGCCGGTGCTCGCCGAGCACGTCCGGGCGGGCCGGCTGGACCTCGGGATGCTGGTGACCGAGCGGATCGCCCTCGACGGCATCCCGGCGGCCTTCGACAACATGCTGGCGGGCAAGGGCGGCAGGGCCCTGGTGGTGTTCTGA
- a CDS encoding aldehyde dehydrogenase family protein, which produces MKAHDGMYIDGEWRPATGPDVIEVVNPVDEQVIARVPAGTAEDVDSAVRAARAAFPAWAATPPAERAARLAALRDVLAARKDEIAETVTAELGSPLKFSENVHAAVPVAVAASYAELAAGHPFEEKVGNSTVHLEPVGVVGAITPWNYPLHQIVAKVAPALAAGCTVVLKPAEDTPLVAQLFAEAVHEAGIPAGVFNLVTGLGPVAGQALAAHPDVDLVSFTGSTAVGRRIGATAGAALKKVALELGGKSANVILPGADLAKAVNVGVANVMSNSGQTCSAWTRMLVHRDQYDEAVELAAGAAAKYGERIGPVVNAKQQARVRGYIEKGVAEGARLVAGGPESPREQGYFVAPTVFADVTPEMTIAQEEIFGPVLSILRYEDEEDALRIANGTVYGLAGAVWAGDEAEAVAFARRMDTGQVDINGGRFNPLAPFGGYKQSGVGRELGPHGLAEYLQTKSLQF; this is translated from the coding sequence ATGAAGGCGCACGACGGCATGTACATCGACGGCGAGTGGCGCCCGGCCACCGGCCCGGACGTGATCGAGGTCGTGAACCCGGTCGACGAGCAGGTCATCGCGCGGGTCCCGGCCGGCACCGCCGAGGACGTCGACAGCGCCGTACGCGCCGCCCGGGCCGCCTTCCCGGCCTGGGCCGCGACCCCTCCCGCCGAACGGGCCGCCCGTCTCGCCGCCCTCCGGGACGTTCTCGCCGCCCGCAAGGACGAGATCGCCGAGACGGTCACCGCCGAACTCGGCTCACCCCTGAAGTTCTCGGAGAACGTCCACGCCGCCGTCCCCGTCGCGGTCGCCGCCTCCTACGCCGAGCTCGCGGCCGGCCATCCCTTCGAGGAGAAGGTCGGCAACTCCACCGTCCACCTGGAGCCCGTCGGCGTGGTCGGGGCGATCACGCCCTGGAACTACCCGCTCCACCAGATCGTCGCCAAGGTCGCCCCGGCCCTCGCCGCCGGCTGCACGGTGGTCCTCAAGCCCGCCGAGGACACCCCGCTGGTCGCCCAGCTCTTCGCCGAGGCGGTCCACGAGGCGGGCATCCCGGCCGGTGTCTTCAACCTGGTCACGGGCCTCGGCCCGGTCGCCGGACAGGCCCTCGCCGCGCACCCCGACGTCGACCTGGTCTCCTTCACCGGCTCCACCGCGGTCGGCCGGCGGATCGGCGCGACCGCAGGTGCCGCGTTGAAGAAGGTCGCCCTGGAGCTCGGCGGCAAGTCCGCCAACGTCATCCTGCCCGGCGCCGACCTCGCCAAGGCGGTCAACGTCGGCGTCGCCAACGTGATGTCCAACTCCGGCCAGACGTGCAGCGCCTGGACCCGGATGCTCGTCCACCGCGACCAGTACGACGAGGCCGTCGAACTCGCCGCCGGCGCCGCCGCGAAGTACGGCGAGCGCATCGGCCCGGTCGTCAACGCCAAGCAGCAGGCCCGGGTGCGCGGTTACATCGAGAAGGGCGTCGCCGAGGGTGCCCGGCTGGTCGCCGGAGGGCCCGAATCCCCGCGCGAGCAGGGCTACTTCGTCGCCCCGACGGTCTTCGCCGACGTGACGCCCGAGATGACGATCGCCCAGGAGGAGATCTTCGGTCCGGTCCTGTCGATCCTGCGCTACGAGGACGAGGAGGACGCGCTGCGCATCGCCAACGGCACGGTCTACGGCCTCGCGGGCGCCGTCTGGGCCGGTGACGAGGCGGAGGCGGTGGCCTTCGCCCGCCGCATGGACACCGGACAGGTCGACATCAACGGCGGCCGCTTCAACCCCCTTGCCCCGTTCGGCGGTTACAAGCAGTCCGGCGTCGGCCGCGAGCTCGGCCCGCACGGTCTCGCCGAGTACCTCCAGACCAAGTCCCTCCAGTTCTGA
- a CDS encoding ABC transporter ATP-binding protein, with product MTRAISLHHVSKTYTRGARVVDRLSLDIAPGEFLVLLGPSGCGKSTVLRMIAGLEEITEGQLRLDGEYANDMLPAERRMAMVFQNFALYPNMTSRGNIGFPLRIEAPDEDPRPRVDATARMLGIEDLLDRYPGQLSGGERQRVAMGRAISRRPTAFLMDEPLSNLDAKLRNHLRAEIASLTRELGVTTVYVTHDQAEAMSLGDRVAVLRGGVLQQVGTPRSVYALPRNVFVAAFIGTPRINLLRGVVRAPLDGAMTISLGKQYLRLPEPLSLDHQLLRVQQGREVIVGLRSEAIRIAKRTSARPGEMPITGLVEHVEFQGHEVLVHFNTGSRPAFVPDLEAPRPAPRQPRRRRREGTVLDRLRERAVSLRAGPVVVLEDPPEPAPEPDPRLPGDLVVRTTPDIDLRRGMQVPLLVDISHLFVFDQHGERICPSPDHLPDLDE from the coding sequence ATGACACGCGCCATCTCTCTGCACCACGTGAGCAAGACCTACACCCGGGGCGCCCGGGTGGTGGACCGGCTCTCGCTGGACATCGCGCCCGGCGAGTTCCTCGTCCTGCTCGGCCCCTCCGGCTGCGGAAAATCCACCGTGCTCAGGATGATCGCCGGGCTGGAGGAGATCACCGAGGGGCAGCTCAGGCTCGACGGCGAGTACGCCAACGACATGCTGCCCGCCGAGCGGCGGATGGCGATGGTGTTCCAGAACTTCGCCCTCTACCCGAACATGACCAGCCGCGGGAACATCGGCTTCCCGCTGCGCATCGAGGCCCCCGACGAGGACCCCCGGCCCCGTGTGGACGCCACCGCCCGCATGCTGGGCATCGAGGACCTCCTCGACCGCTACCCGGGCCAGCTCTCCGGCGGCGAACGTCAGCGCGTGGCGATGGGCCGGGCCATCTCCCGTCGGCCCACCGCCTTCCTCATGGACGAGCCGCTGTCCAACCTCGACGCCAAGCTCCGCAACCACCTGCGCGCCGAAATAGCCTCGCTCACCCGGGAGTTGGGTGTCACCACGGTCTACGTCACCCACGACCAGGCCGAGGCCATGTCGCTCGGCGACCGGGTCGCCGTGCTGCGCGGCGGAGTCCTCCAGCAGGTCGGCACTCCGCGCTCGGTGTACGCCCTGCCCCGCAACGTCTTCGTGGCCGCCTTCATCGGCACCCCGCGCATCAACCTCCTGCGCGGAGTGGTCCGGGCCCCGCTGGACGGCGCGATGACCATCAGCCTCGGCAAGCAGTACCTGCGGCTGCCCGAACCCCTCTCCCTGGACCACCAGTTGCTCCGCGTCCAGCAGGGCCGCGAGGTGATCGTGGGCCTGCGCTCGGAGGCGATCCGCATCGCCAAACGGACCTCCGCCCGCCCCGGGGAGATGCCGATCACCGGTCTGGTGGAGCACGTGGAGTTCCAGGGCCACGAGGTCCTCGTCCACTTCAACACCGGCTCCCGCCCCGCCTTCGTCCCCGACCTGGAGGCGCCCCGCCCCGCCCCGCGCCAGCCCCGGCGCCGCCGTCGCGAGGGCACGGTCCTGGACCGCCTGAGAGAACGGGCGGTCTCCCTCCGCGCCGGCCCGGTCGTGGTCCTGGAGGACCCGCCGGAGCCCGCGCCCGAGCCGGACCCCCGCCTCCCCGGCGACCTCGTCGTCCGCACCACCCCGGACATCGACCTGCGCCGCGGCATGCAGGTCCCGCTCCTCGTCGACATCTCCCACCTCTTCGTCTTCGACCAGCACGGCGAACGCATCTGCCCGTCCCCGGACCATCTGCCGGATCTGGACGAGTGA